The following coding sequences are from one Lolium rigidum isolate FL_2022 chromosome 6, APGP_CSIRO_Lrig_0.1, whole genome shotgun sequence window:
- the LOC124668687 gene encoding chitinase CLP-like yields MAPLLHLVLAASLVALASSKALPVLVPVTKDNATSLYTIPFSYGNKLVIDIGGPLVWSACQSGHLPAPFPCDSDDCRRANAYPIPGCSKPGCGNGARKDKTCTVYPYNPVTGACSNGSLVHTRFVANATDGINPVSQVSVNAVSACATIKLLAALPRGATGVAGLAGSEALPAQVASSQKVAKKFLLCLPRGGVYGDGVAIFGDGPLQLTAQPGTDYTQSLEYTPLLTRKDNPAYYVSVKSIQVEDTPVRFPPHALDTGGVVLCTRVPYTLLRTDVYRPFVAAFGKAMKAQNATSVKAVAPFGLCYDAMKLANTRLGYLVPGVHLALDGGKIWRMTGVHSMVDVNRDTACLAFVEMKGVKAGDSKAPAVIVGGFQMENFVLQFDLEKKQLGFFKLPFFTNCGQFNFTRSA; encoded by the coding sequence ATGGCAccactcctccacctcgtcctggcCGCCTCGCTCGTGGCGCTGGCGTCGAGCAAGGCTCTCCCGGTGCTCGTTCCGGTGACCAAGGACAACGCCACCTCCCTCTACACCATCCCCTTCTCCTACGGCAACAAGCTCGTCATCGACATCGGCGGCCCGCTCGTCTGGTCCGCGTGCCAGAGCGGCCACCTGCCGGCGCCGTTCCCGTGCGACAGCGACGACTGCCGCCGCGCCAACGCGTACCCCATCCCGGGCTGCAGCAAGCCCGGCTGCGGCAACGGCGCGCGCAAGGACAAGACGTGCACGGTGTACCCGTACAACCCCGTCACGGGCGCGTGCTCGAACGGGAGCCTGGTGCACACGCGCTTCGTCGCCAACGCCACCGACGGGATCAACCCGGTGAGCCAGGTCTCCGTGAACGCCGTGTCGGCGTGCGCGACGATTAAGCTGCTCGCGGCGCTGCCGCGGGGCGCCACGGGCGTGGCCGGACTCGCGGGCTCCGAGGCGCTGCCGGCGCAGGTGGCGTCGTCGCAGAAGGTCGCCAAGaagttcctcctctgcctcccccGCGGCGGCGTCTACGGCGACGGCGTGGCCATCTTCGGCGACGGCCCGCTCCAGCTCACCGCGCAACCGGGGACCGACTACACGCAGTCGCTGGAGTACACGCCGCTGCTCACCAGGAAGGACAACCCCGCGTACTACGTCTCCGTCAAGTCCATCCAGGTGGAGGACACCCCCGTGCGCTTCCCGCCGCACGCGCTCGACACCGGCGGCGTGGTGCTCTGCACGAGGGTGCCCTACACCTTGCTCCGCACCGACGTCTACCGCCCGTTCGTCGCCGCGTTCGGCAAGGCCATGAAGGCGCAGAACGCCACCTCGGTGAAGGCCGTGGCGCCGTTCGGCCTGTGCTACGACGCCATGAAGCTGGCCAACACGCGGCTCGGCTACCTGGTGCCGGGCGTCCATCTGGCGCTCGACGGCGGGAAGATATGGAGGATGACGGGCGTCCACTCGATGGTGGACGTGAACCGGGATACGGCGTGCCTAGCGTTCGTGGAGATGAAGGGGGTCAAGGCCGGGGACAGCAAGGCGCCGGCGGTGATCGTCGGAGGGTTCCAGATGGAGAACTTCGTGCTGCAGTTCGACCTGGAGAAGAAGCAGCTCGGCTTCTTCAAGCTGCCCTTCTTCACCAACTGCGGCCAGTTCAACTTCACTCGGAGCGCCTAG